Genomic window (Chloroflexaceae bacterium):
CGAAGCGGGTATGGTCTTTGTCGGTCCGCCGCCCGAAGCGATGGAACGCATGGGCGGGAAGACCGCCGCCCGTCGCGAGGCCACGGCAGCCAAAGTGCCGCTGGTACCCGGAACGTTGGAGGCAATTGAGGAACTGGCCGAGGTACGGCGGATTGCCGATGAATTTGGCTACCCGATCGCCATCAAGGCCGTTGGCGGCGGCGGCGGGCGTGGGCTGCGCGTGGTGCGCTCGCCTGATGAACTGGCCGATGCCTTCGCCAGCGCTCGCCGCGAGGCCGAGGTGGCCTTTAAGAACGGCGCCCTGTACGTTGAGAAGTACCTGGACAATCCGCGCCACATCGAGATCCAGGTGCTCGCCGACGCTCACGGCAATGTAGTGCACCTGGGCGAGCGAGATTGTTCAGTACAGCGCCGCCACCAGAAGTTGATCGAAGAGGCGCCCTCTCCCGCGCTGACCCCCGAGATCCGCGCCGAGATGGGCGCGGCGGCGGTGCGCCTGGCCCGGTCGGTAGGCTATGTGAGCGCCGGAACGCTGGAGTTTCTCTTCCAGGACGGGAAGTATTACTTCCTGGAGATGAATACTCGCATCCAGGTGGAGCATACAGTGACCGAGATGGTCTACGGCGTGGATCTGGTCAAGGCGCAGCTTCGTATCGCCCAGGGCGAGCGTCTCTGGCTGCGCCAGGAGGATCTGACGCCGCGGGGCCATGCTATCGAGTGCCGCATCAACGCCGAGGACCCGCTGCATAACTTCCGGCCCGCTCTGGGAACGATCACTACCTACCAGGAGCCATCCGGTCTGGGTGTGCGTGTAGATAGCGGGGTGCGAGCCGATTATACCATCCCCCAGTACTACGACTCGCTGCTCGCCAAGTTGATCGTATGGGCTGAGACGCGCCCCGAAGCGATTGCCCGCGCCCAGCGCGCTCTGGCCGAGTATACCATTGGCGGCGTCATTACCACGATCCCCTTCTATCGCGCCGCGCTGAGCCATCCGACCTTCAGCGGCGGGCAGGCCACGGTGAACTTCATCGCCCAGCATCCCGAACTGATGGATCAGGTGCGGGCCTTTATGCCCCCGCCGCCTGAACCAGGCCCCGCGCCTAGCCCTGAAGAGCCGCGTGAGTTTACCGTGGAGGTCAATAACCGTCGCTTCGGAGTGAAGGTCTTCGGAGCGGCCCCGGTGTCGGCGCCGGCTGTCGCGGCGCCGGGCGCGCGTCCCGCTGCGCCGGGTGAGCGTCGGCCTGCCGCCGGGGCGAAGAAGAGCGCGCTGGCGCCCAAGGTTGATGGGGTGATCAGCCCCATCCAGGGCCGCGTGGTTGCGGTGCGGGTGGAGCCGGGCCAGCACGTGGAGGCCGGACAGGTGCTCTTTATCGTGGAAGCGATGAAGATGGAAAATGAGATTACCGCCACTCACCCCGGCGTCATTGCTGAGGTGCGCGTGCAGGTTGGCGGCACCATCGAGGCCGGAGGCGTGCTGGCCACCTACGCAGGAAAGTAATTGCTCCAGGGCGCGGTTGACCGTGTGGACCAGGCCGGGTGTTTTGCCCGCCTCTGCCATAGGGGCGCGGGGAACCGGTTTCCCCGCGCCCTCCTTTCTCCGGTCGTGTGCGTTGCCGCGCGATCTCTGACGCATCCTCCACGACCGATGGACAACGGCGTATGGCGACCGAGACGGTCACGCTGCGGCCCGCAACCTCTGCCGATGCCGAGGCCCTGGCGGAACTGGTGGTGCAACTCTTTCACGCCGAGATGCCGGGCGTCCTGCGCGGCCCGCGTCCTGGCCAGGTGCGCCTGATGCGCTACCTCGTCGAACACGAACTGGCCAGCGGCGTGCGCGGGCGCTTCATAGCTCTCGATGCTGGCGGCAAGGTGGTGGGAAGCGCCAGTATCCGCCTTCACGGCGACGCCAGTACGGTGAATTTGCCCCGAGGAACCTTCACGCTGGCCATCCACTGCCTGGGGTTGCTCAATACCCTCATCCTGATTGGCAACATGCTGCGGGCCGCTCTCGTTGGCGAAACGCGGTTGCGCCCCGGCGAATGCTACATCTACAGCGTCGTCGTCGCCGAGGACCAGCGCGGGCGGGGCATCGGCGACGCGATCATGGAGCGGATCGAGGACCAGGCGCGCCGCATGGGCGTCAGCGTCGCCTACCTGCGCGTTATCAGCAGCAACGAACCCGCACGGCGCCTTTACCTCCGCCGCGGCTATCAGATCGTGTCGCGCGCCTCTCCTCTTGCTGGCAGGATCAGCATCCCCAGTGAACTCATGCGCAAGGATTTGCGTTAGAATGCAGGC
Coding sequences:
- the accC gene encoding acetyl-CoA carboxylase biotin carboxylase subunit → MFDTVLIANRGEIALRVMRACRELGLRCVAVYSEADREAPHVAYADAAYLLGPAPSAESYLNIPRIIEVARQARAGAVHPGYGFLAENSDFARAVTEAGMVFVGPPPEAMERMGGKTAARREATAAKVPLVPGTLEAIEELAEVRRIADEFGYPIAIKAVGGGGGRGLRVVRSPDELADAFASARREAEVAFKNGALYVEKYLDNPRHIEIQVLADAHGNVVHLGERDCSVQRRHQKLIEEAPSPALTPEIRAEMGAAAVRLARSVGYVSAGTLEFLFQDGKYYFLEMNTRIQVEHTVTEMVYGVDLVKAQLRIAQGERLWLRQEDLTPRGHAIECRINAEDPLHNFRPALGTITTYQEPSGLGVRVDSGVRADYTIPQYYDSLLAKLIVWAETRPEAIARAQRALAEYTIGGVITTIPFYRAALSHPTFSGGQATVNFIAQHPELMDQVRAFMPPPPEPGPAPSPEEPREFTVEVNNRRFGVKVFGAAPVSAPAVAAPGARPAAPGERRPAAGAKKSALAPKVDGVISPIQGRVVAVRVEPGQHVEAGQVLFIVEAMKMENEITATHPGVIAEVRVQVGGTIEAGGVLATYAGK
- a CDS encoding GNAT family N-acetyltransferase, whose amino-acid sequence is MATETVTLRPATSADAEALAELVVQLFHAEMPGVLRGPRPGQVRLMRYLVEHELASGVRGRFIALDAGGKVVGSASIRLHGDASTVNLPRGTFTLAIHCLGLLNTLILIGNMLRAALVGETRLRPGECYIYSVVVAEDQRGRGIGDAIMERIEDQARRMGVSVAYLRVISSNEPARRLYLRRGYQIVSRASPLAGRISIPSELMRKDLR